One part of the Haemorhous mexicanus isolate bHaeMex1 unplaced genomic scaffold, bHaeMex1.pri scaffold_264_ctg1, whole genome shotgun sequence genome encodes these proteins:
- the TFPT gene encoding TCF3 fusion partner: MAGVSFEEFSAPPGSELALEPLFGGNILESEGEPEAGPEGGGAAPPPPLPPPPRPHRGGSGQEGGEGQGVGEGGEDSPELRRRRLKLQALGRRCREIRQVNARALQRLRQVQRETRRLQLERRFLMQVLDSHGDRYRQGQLTVLLQDEGGPPGGVPAAPTPGNAENEPPERGRPPLPPRPPSPPRSPPGPNAPPGPPGGEGGQGGPQNPP, encoded by the exons ATGGCGGGCGTGTCCTTCGAGGAGTTCTCGGCGCCGCCGGGCTCGGAGCTGGCGCTGGAGCCGCTCTTCGGGGGGAACATTCTGGAAAGCGAAGGAGAGCCCGAGGCGGGGCCcgaggggggaggggcggctccgcccccgcccctcccccctccgCCCCGCCCCCACCGCGGGGGGAGCGGCCaggaggggggggaggggcagggggtgggggaggggggcgAGGACTCCCCCGAGCTGCGGCGGCGCCGGCTGAAGCTGCAGGCGCTGGGACGGCGCTGCCGGGAGATCCGGCAG GTGAACGCGCGGGCGCTGCAGCGGCTGCGGCAGGTGCAGAGAGAGACCCGGAGACTGCAGCTGGAGCGcag GTTCCTGATGCAGGTGCTGGACTCGCACGGGGATCGCTACCGGCAGGGCCAGCTCACcgtgctgctgcag GACGAGGGGGGTCcccccgggggggtcccggccgCCCCCACCCCCGGCAATGCCGAGAACGAGCCCCCCGAGCGGGGCCgcccgcccctccccccgcgcccccccagccccccccggagccccccgggcccAAACGCGccgccgggacccccggggggggagggggggcaggggggaccccaaaatcccccc